CCGGGGCCCGCCGTGGGCGATCAGTTGTTGTAGAGGTCGAGGTCGCCGAAGTACTTGCGCTGGATCTGGGCGTAGATGCCCTTCTCATGCAGCGCCTGGATGGCGCCATTGAGCATGGCCTTGAGCTCGTCCTGGTCCTTGCGCAGGCCAATGGCGATCTCCGACGGCACCAGAGGGTCGCTGATGCCGACGCTGTTCTCGAAGTCGGCGCCCTGGGGTGATGCGAGGAAGCTCATCTGCGCTTGCAGCTTGTCCTGGATCGAGGCGTCCAGCCGGCCGTAGATCAGGTCGGCATAGACCTGGTCCTGGTTCTGGTAGGCCCGCAGCTTGACCCCCGCCGGGCCCAGCTTGGCCCTGGCGTAGGTTTCCTGGACGGTGCCCTGCATGTAGCCCAGGGTCTTGCCCTTCAGCGATTCACCGGTGGGTTCGAGGCCCGAGCCCTTGCGCGTGACGATGGCCGTGGGGCCGGCGTACAGCCGGTCGCTGAAGTCGATCTGCT
The DNA window shown above is from Pseudomonas protegens CHA0 and carries:
- a CDS encoding transporter substrate-binding domain-containing protein, which encodes MTKHWLAVPLLAIACVSMGASAKEWKELRFGVNPSYPPFESTTAGGGVQGFGVDLGNAICAELKLKCVWVSNDFDGLIPALKAGKFDAIESSMTVTDARRKQIDFSDRLYAGPTAIVTRKGSGLEPTGESLKGKTLGYMQGTVQETYARAKLGPAGVKLRAYQNQDQVYADLIYGRLDASIQDKLQAQMSFLASPQGADFENSVGISDPLVPSEIAIGLRKDQDELKAMLNGAIQALHEKGIYAQIQRKYFGDLDLYNN